The following coding sequences lie in one Silene latifolia isolate original U9 population chromosome 5, ASM4854445v1, whole genome shotgun sequence genomic window:
- the LOC141657320 gene encoding putative late blight resistance protein homolog R1A-3: MAQPNELLLVLIQSLVQMPDANLLLFQLRESILPTENDQLFAKMMYSGGSNLSHLIDSDAISNLIRDVDVGGIEAAHIYILFFSELNDGVSSSTLETVEGFKASVRQAYAEYVKLSHMELPKSELGFFDMILTLEELKESDAYLSVSTAQQIGVLHDYLLICSSFLQGYAIRDNESEEIKGLWSSIINLCRQMNNILDTFEEFPDWFLKVRLFSVIEDAKLITEEILRNDTVKIGVERSNDSAQSQTENFQDDDPQSKDEDQNLVFDEEDNLKRQLTTGSKKLEKIAIVGMPGLGKTTLAMNLYKGCANSFYAQAWCYVGQEFQRKKLLRDITSQISGRPSYEFNDMGVEDMAQELKQSLLKKKNYLIVLDDVWNSNAWEALQMCFSPGKGGSRILITSRCKTVGENICRKTVGEKDCGYRNVLQLNLFSEEKSWYLLEKKVFGVKKCPPNLRQVGRGIAEKCGGLPLSIVVIAGALKNKDQTEKSWNQVAESLDSYLVAGDLGTLELSYRHLSVGMKQCFLYCSTFLKGKEIPRSKLVRLWLAERFVEEPEQQESLECAAEKYLLDLVDRSLLMVAKTGSDNRIQTCRIHDLLRDFCVQKANEEKLMITIHGWKNPPSIQQRSRLCFYSWDEFGKFKCEEESTLFKARSLTFLTTGCTFFPETYPNSLPLSFEDFKSLTLLDLENIDAGSKICPNVAGLKLLRYLALRDGIKSIPSSIGELLNLETLIVIGTRGEVDVPDTIFNLSKLRHLVVNKRARVNIKNNNPNCLSNLQTFSTPVLSKSTADHIIARMPNLRKLRCILMDASFNFSILKRLSYLESLRAFYHGGGRFQSQLSFPSNLSKLTVSKFCLPWSEIENIAALLPQLKILKLLFKAFKGDKWNTTATFDNLKYLRMEELDIKNWEASEDKFPRLERLIVRRCKQLHQIPDDFANIVDLRCIETHGCDESVAKSVPKIKRKQISEGNMNFETIIIPTVHHLDDEDEDEFSE; this comes from the exons ATGGCACAACCTAATGAATTACTGTTGGTTTTAATCCAATCACTAGTACAAATGCCAGATGCTAACCTCCTTCTGTTTCAACTTCGCGAATCTATTTTGCCAACGGAGAACGACCAGCTATTTGCAAAGATGATGTATTCTGGAGGGAGTAATCTGAGTCATTTGATCGATTCTGATGCCATTAGTAATCTCATAAGGGATGTTGATGTTGGGGGCATTGAAGCAGCGcatatttacattttgttttTCAGCGAGTTAAATGATGGCGTGTCATCCAGTACGTTGGAAACAGTTGAGGGGTTCAAGGCGTCAGTTAGACAAGCTTATGCTGAGTACGTAAAGTTGTCACATATGGAGCTGCCCAAGTCTGAGTTAGGATTTTTCGATATGATATTGACTCTGGAAGAGTTGAAGGAAAGCGATGCTTATTTATCAGTAAGTACTGCTCAACAAATTGGGGTACTCCACGACTACTTACTCATCTGCAGTTCTTTTCTTCAAGGTTATGCAATCAGGGACAACGAATCAGAAGAAATCAAGGGTCTCTGGTCATCGATTATCAATTTATGTCGCCAAATGAATAACATTCTCGACACATTTGAGGAGTTTCCTGACTGGTTTTTGAAAGTGCGGCTCTTTAGCGTCATAGAAGATGCTAAGCTGATCACTGAAGAGATTCTCAGGAATGACACAGTCAAGATTGGTGTTGAGCGGTCCAATGATAGTGCCCAAAGTCAAACAGAAAATTTCCAAGATGATGATCCACAATCAAAAGACGAAGATCAGAATCTTGTttttgatgaggaagataatcTGAAAAGACAACTTACCACAGGGTCAAAGAAATTGGAGAAAATCGCAATAGTTGGGATGCCTGGTTTAGGCAAGACGACTCTAGCCATGAATCTATACAAAGGTTGTGCCAATTCATTCTATGCTCAAGCTTGGTGTTATGTAGGACAAGAGTTTCAAAGGAAAAAGCTTCTCCGGGATATTACAAGCCAAATAAGTGGACGGCCTAGCTATGAGTTCAATGACATGGGGGTGGAGGATATGGCTCAAGAGTTGAAGCAGAGTCTACTTAAGAAAAAGAACTATCTCATAGTCTTAGACGATGTATGGAATAGTAATGCTTGGGAAGCTCTTCAGATGTGTTTCTCACCAGGCAAAGGTGGAAGTAGAATACTAATAACAAGCAGGTGTAAGACCGTTGGAGAGAATATTTGTCGTAAGACCGTTGGAGAGAAAGATTGTGGTTACAGAAATGTTCTACAACTCAATCTCTTTTCCGAAGAGAAAAGCTGGTATTTATTGGAGAAGAAAGTATTTGGTGTAAAGAAGTGTCCTCCGAATTTAAGGCAAGTCGGAAGAGGTATCGCAGAAAAATGTGGAGGGCTGCCACTTTCAATTGTTGTGATAGCTGGTGCTCTTAAAAATAAAGACCAGACCGAAAAAAGTTGGAATCAGGTGGCAGAAAGTTTAGACTCTTACCTTGTTGCTGGGGATTTGGGTACACTAGAGCTAAGTTACAGGCACCTATCAGTTGGCATGAAACAATGCTTTCTGTACTGCTCAACATTCTTGAAAGGAAAAGAGATACCGAGATCAAAACTAGTGCGCTTATGGCTTGCAGAAAGATTTGTAGAGGAACCCGAACAGCAGGAAAGCTTGGAATGTGCAGCAGAAAAGTACTTGTTAGATCTGGTGGATAGAAGTCTACTCATGGTTGCAAAAACAGGCTCTGACAATCGAATTCAAACCTGCAGGATCCATGATTTGTTGCGAGATTTTTGCGTACAAAAGGCAAACGAGGAAAAGCTTATGATCACGATTCACGG GTGGAAGAATCCTCCGAGTATTCAACAGCGCAGTCGCCTATGCTTTTATTCGTGGGATGAGTTTGGGAAATTTAAATGTGAGGAGGAGTCAACGTTGTTCAAAGCCCGTTCCTTGACATTCTTGACAACTGGGTGTACATTTTTTCCGGAAACGTATCCAAACAGCTTGCCCTTATCTTTTGAGGATTTCAAATCACTTACTTTGCTGGACTTAGAGAACATTGATGCAGGCAGTAAAATTTGTCCTAATGTAGCAGGACTGAAATTGTTGAGGTATTTGGCACTAAGGGATGGGATAAAAAGTATCCCGTCATCAATTGGCGAGCTCTTAAACCTCGAAACACTAATTGTCATAGGAACGCGTGGTGAGGTAGATGTTCCTGATACAATTTTCAATCTCAGCAAGTTAAGGCATCTGGTAGTGAATAAACGTGCACGAGTTAATATCAAGAATAACAACCCCAACTGTTTAAGCAATCTCCAGACTTTTTCAACACCAGTTCTTTCAAAGAGCACTGCTGACCACATAATTGCAAGGATGCCTAATCTTAGAAAGCTAAGATGCATACTTATGGACGCGTCTTTCAACTTTTCTATCCTAAAGCGTCTTAGTTATCTTGAATCTTTGAGAGCATTCTACCATGGCGGTGGTCGATTCCAAAGCCAGCTTAGCTTTCCTTCAAACCTGTCTAAGTTAACAGTTTCTAAATTTTGTTTGCCCTGGTCAGAAATCGAAAATATTGCAGCTTTGCTCCCTCAGCTCAAGATCCTCAAGCTATTGTTCAAAGCATTTAAAGGAGACAAGTGGAACACAACTGCAACCTTCGACAATTTGAAATACTTGAGAATGGAGGAGCTTGATATCAAAAACTGGGAAGCATCAGAAGATAAGTTTCCTAGGCTAGAGCGATTGATTGTACGAAGATGCAAGCAGCTCCATCAAATTCCGGATGATTTCGCCAACATTGTAGACTTGAGGTGCATTGAAACTCACGGGTGTGACGAGTCTGTGGCGAAGTCAGTTCCCAAAATCAAGAGGAAGCAGATTAGTGAAGGGAACATGAATTTCGAGACCATTATAATTCCCACTGTACACCACCTTGacgatgaggatgaggatgaatTCAGTGAGTAA
- the LOC141656077 gene encoding uncharacterized protein LOC141656077 → MSSKDQEFYSKLSLRPFDPVTDVDDFMVWASDDRVTQFCSWDSYTAKEQAIEYITKNVVNHSYYKVICLNNRAIGAISVILNEGNDKCRGELGYVLGSQFWGKGIATWAVKMVVSTIFEERPELERVEALVDVENVGSQKVLEKVGFVREGVLRKYVVQKGRTRDMVMFSFLRTDGS, encoded by the coding sequence ATGTCGAGCAAAGATCAAGAATTCTACTCTAAGCTGTCGCTCCGACCATTCGATCCTGTCACTGATGTAGATGATTTTATGGTATGGGCATCTGATGATCGAGTGACACAATTTTGCAGCTGGGATTCGTACACGGCAAAGGAGCAAGCAATCGAGTACATAACCAAAAATGTCGTAAACCATTCATATTACAAAGTAATATGTCTAAATAACAGGGCAATTGGTGCTATTTCTGTTATATTAAATGAAGGAAATGATAAGTGTAGAGGCGAGTTGGGGTATGTGTTGGGGTCCCAGTTTTGGGGTAAGGGGATCGCCACGTGGGCGGTGAAGATGGTGGTGTCGACAATTTTTGAGGAGCGTCCAGAGTTGGAGCGGGTTGAGGCTCTTGTCGATGTGGAGAATGTAGGGTCGCAAAAGGTTTTGGAAAAGGTCGGGTTTGTAAGGGAAGGTGTTTTGAGAAAGTACGTGGTTCAAAAGGGACGGACTCGAGATATGGTCATGTTTAGCTTTCTGCGTACGGATGGATCATAA
- the LOC141655267 gene encoding uncharacterized protein LOC141655267, producing MAAPYLGIMVSESPIMDIKIEVLRDNPSKLMMELSIPWSIDNVLNLFSRAYLSSLNYLSDHMNTRIPNLSPNLPHITFMVWNVQGTGSKNKISAIKEIVKTYKPTVLALVETHMGGDQAIKLGNILGYDGRTRVNAIGFSGGIWIYWKNDIVSVTPLTEHMQYITFEVARNGELPWLFSAVYASPGPSNRRELWSELENFARVNNRSWLIAEDINETRSLSERHGGNQNMARRCDHFNNWIEDCELIELAFTGPNHTWARGNSMETRQSARLDRALCNSDWGIRFEEAMVRHLPAISSDHCSLL from the coding sequence ATGGCGGCTCCTTATTTGGGGATCATGGTGTCGGAGAGTCCAATAATGGACATCAAGATCGAAGTGTTGAGAGACAATCCATCGAAGCTAATGATGGAGCTATCGATACCATGGAGTATTGATAACGTTCTTAATCTATTTAGTCGTGCTTATTTATCGTCTTTAAATTATCTTTCAGATCATATGAATACAAGAATTCCAAATTTGTCACCCAACTTACCCCATATCACTTTCATGGTATGGAACGTGCAAGGCACGGGTAGCAAAAATAAAATTTCCGCCATAAAAGAAATTGTAAAAACTTACAAACCTACGGTCCTGGCTCTTGTTGAGACCCATATGGGAGGAGATCAAGCTATCAAATTAGGTAATATTCTAGGATATGACGGTCGCACTAGAGTCAACGCTATTGGTTTTAGCGGAGGAATTTGGATTTATTGGAAAAACGATATCGTCTCAGTTACTCCATTAACAGAGCACATGCAATATATAACTTTTGAAGTAGCTAGGAATGGCGAGCTTCCCTGGCTCTTTTCGGCCGTCTATGCGAGCCCTGGCCCTTCGAATAGGAGAGAACTTTGGTCTGAACTCGAAAATTTTGCGCGGGTTAATAACCGATCATGGCTAATTGCAGAAGATATTAATGAAACAAGGTCACTCAGTGAAAGACACGGGGGAAACCAGAATATGGCTAGACGTTGTGACCATTTTAACAACTGGATTGAAGATTGCGAACTTATAGAATTAGCCTTTACCGGCCCAAACCACACCTGGGCTCGAGGGAATTCCATGGAAACGCGTCAAAGTGCCCGTCTTGATAGAGCGCTATGTAATTCTGATTGGGGTATTCGATTTGAAGAAGCTATGGTTAGACATCTCCCTGCAATCTCGTCTGATCATTGCTCGCTTTTATAA